One part of the Dyadobacter sp. 676 genome encodes these proteins:
- a CDS encoding TonB-dependent receptor plug domain-containing protein, giving the protein MKKTEPLLSSLSNCRGTDMPRKLLFGAIVGILMACQTVLAGNQQELMARLVTLKFQNQRFEKVISSIEKQTKARIVYSSERVNVDRTVNVEVNKMRLDAVLDEILSPLNLTYRVVGGQIVLENLTREQSGVPAKPETADRTVTGVVVDEKNAALPGVSVILKGTNRGTTTDGQGKFSLLVPDDPAALLTFSFVGYQSQDVALGAQTIFNIALKPDVGALDEVVVIGYGAVRKRDLTGSVVQLKSEQLKEVPSNNVLDAVQGKIAGADITRSSGQAGAGVNITIRGNRSIGGNNSPLIIVDGVQYGDLADINSNDIESMEVLKDASSIAIYGSRGANGVILITTKKGKSGRPDISFNSYAGLSQVTMYPRAMNITEFRDFKREAWRAAGVWNSPADDPAIFTNVAEYDALQKRHLDRLPERTHSPGFPAKLPAGFPRWVRKTQILRFC; this is encoded by the coding sequence ATGAAAAAAACAGAACCTTTACTTTCAAGCCTTTCCAATTGCCGGGGTACCGATATGCCCCGTAAATTGCTGTTCGGGGCGATAGTCGGTATCCTGATGGCTTGCCAAACGGTACTGGCCGGTAACCAGCAGGAGCTGATGGCGAGGCTCGTGACGTTGAAATTCCAGAACCAGCGCTTCGAAAAGGTTATCAGCAGCATCGAGAAACAAACCAAAGCCCGGATCGTGTACAGCTCCGAGCGTGTGAACGTGGACAGGACCGTGAATGTGGAGGTGAATAAAATGCGCCTGGACGCGGTTCTGGACGAAATTCTTTCGCCGCTCAACCTGACTTACCGCGTCGTAGGCGGGCAGATCGTCCTCGAAAACCTGACTCGGGAGCAATCGGGCGTTCCGGCAAAACCCGAAACCGCCGACCGGACCGTCACCGGGGTAGTCGTCGACGAGAAGAATGCGGCGCTTCCGGGCGTAAGCGTGATCCTGAAAGGCACCAACCGGGGTACCACCACCGACGGCCAGGGCAAATTCAGCCTGCTCGTACCCGACGACCCGGCCGCGTTGCTGACGTTTTCGTTTGTCGGTTATCAAAGCCAGGACGTAGCGCTGGGCGCGCAAACCATATTCAATATCGCGCTGAAACCCGATGTGGGTGCATTGGACGAAGTGGTTGTGATCGGCTACGGAGCGGTCCGCAAACGCGACCTGACCGGCTCGGTGGTTCAGCTCAAAAGCGAACAACTTAAGGAAGTGCCTTCCAACAACGTGCTCGATGCCGTACAGGGCAAAATCGCCGGAGCCGACATTACCCGCAGCAGCGGCCAGGCCGGTGCCGGTGTAAACATTACCATCCGCGGGAACCGTTCGATAGGCGGCAACAACTCTCCGCTCATTATTGTCGACGGCGTGCAGTACGGCGACCTGGCGGATATCAATTCGAATGATATCGAATCCATGGAAGTTTTGAAAGATGCATCCTCCATCGCGATCTACGGCTCTCGCGGTGCCAACGGGGTTATTCTGATCACCACTAAAAAAGGGAAAAGCGGACGTCCGGACATTTCCTTCAATTCCTACGCGGGCCTTTCACAAGTGACCATGTACCCGCGCGCGATGAACATCACCGAGTTCCGCGATTTCAAGCGGGAAGCATGGCGTGCCGCTGGCGTATGGAACAGCCCGGCCGACGACCCCGCGATTTTTACCAATGTGGCCGAATACGACGCGCTGCAAAAAAGGCATCTGGACCGATTACCAGAAAGAACTCATTCACCCGGGTTTCCAGCAAAACTACCAGCTGGGTTTCCGCGGTGGGTCCGAAAAACTCAAATCCTACGTTTCTGTTGA
- a CDS encoding RNA polymerase sigma-70 factor: MKSLSDVQLLEALRDDDGMAFREVYQRYWKKMYLLALRKIDDRETVESIVQDVFLRLWERRGELQIENLEAYLVTSVKYICINHFKSALVHEKYLAHAFAEHSDSICTTEEQLNASELMHNIEARLRQFPEKSQTIFRLHRLENRTTKEIASQIRMPQRTVEHHLSLVVKALRSYLESYL, from the coding sequence ATGAAATCCCTATCGGACGTACAACTCCTCGAAGCCCTGCGGGACGACGACGGAATGGCTTTCCGGGAGGTTTACCAGCGTTACTGGAAGAAAATGTACCTGCTCGCACTTCGCAAAATCGACGACCGCGAGACCGTGGAAAGTATCGTTCAGGATGTATTCCTGCGCTTGTGGGAACGTCGCGGCGAGTTGCAGATCGAAAACCTGGAAGCTTACCTTGTGACGTCGGTTAAATACATTTGCATCAATCATTTCAAATCGGCCCTGGTGCATGAAAAATACCTGGCCCACGCGTTCGCGGAGCATTCGGATTCCATCTGCACGACCGAAGAACAGCTGAATGCAAGCGAGCTCATGCACAATATCGAGGCACGGCTGCGGCAATTTCCTGAAAAGTCACAGACTATTTTTCGCCTCCACCGCCTCGAAAACCGCACTACCAAAGAAATAGCGTCCCAAATCCGAATGCCCCAACGCACGGTGGAACATCACCTGAGCCTTGTTGTGAAGGCGCTGCGTTCTTATCTGGAAAGTTATTTGTAG
- a CDS encoding RagB/SusD family nutrient uptake outer membrane protein, giving the protein MRSQLLKTGLMAVSLLGLFSCENVLEEYNPSGLTAETVFTTPEGFETLVNAAYSYQRWWYGKEEGYNIAETGTDIWTSGAGEVYRDLTQYLNLQGSNAALTNEWRELYAAINLCNGGINRIEGAGLSAALRPVREGELRFLRAFYYWHIVETWGGVHFTTTETSGILTTANKTPVETFYNQIFEDLKIAVNNLPAAQPQYGRVTKGAAQAFLARMYLTRGMNKEALEMAKAVLDGNYGYQLEANYADLWKMSNLKSKEVVYAVDYSANLALNDLANSTFNPYGHSRGSNNAHLLFLMKYDDRPGMTRDIANGRPFNRYMPTRFLLDLYSADDARYEGSFMESWYANSNTLPAGIAKGDTAVYCTKKEIPDAIEASRKYQTYDRSDIYQADGTVKDNLRYPALSKFMDPTRASLNEAQSARDVFVIRLAEIYLIAAEAAMQLGDLAAAAQYVNVVRTRAAKPGKAAVMQVKAADITLDFILDERARELAGEQLRWFDLKRTGKLIERVRKFAPDNAVNIQEHHTVRPIPQTQLDAVVNKDEFKQNAGYQ; this is encoded by the coding sequence ATGAGATCACAACTATTGAAAACAGGGTTAATGGCGGTTTCCCTGCTGGGGCTGTTTTCCTGTGAGAATGTTCTGGAAGAATACAATCCTTCGGGGCTGACCGCCGAAACGGTATTTACGACGCCCGAAGGCTTTGAAACGCTCGTCAACGCCGCCTATTCCTACCAGCGCTGGTGGTATGGCAAGGAAGAAGGCTACAATATCGCCGAAACCGGCACCGACATCTGGACCAGCGGCGCAGGCGAGGTATACCGCGATTTGACCCAATACTTAAACTTACAAGGCAGCAATGCGGCCCTTACCAACGAATGGCGGGAATTATATGCGGCGATTAATCTCTGCAATGGCGGTATCAACCGTATCGAAGGCGCCGGACTTTCGGCGGCATTGCGTCCGGTCCGTGAGGGTGAACTGCGTTTCTTACGTGCATTCTATTACTGGCACATCGTGGAAACCTGGGGAGGCGTACATTTCACGACCACCGAAACCAGCGGAATCCTCACCACCGCCAACAAAACGCCGGTAGAGACATTCTACAACCAGATTTTTGAGGACCTGAAAATCGCGGTCAATAACCTTCCGGCCGCGCAGCCGCAATATGGCCGGGTTACCAAAGGCGCCGCGCAGGCTTTTCTGGCAAGAATGTACCTCACAAGAGGCATGAACAAAGAGGCCCTGGAAATGGCAAAGGCGGTTTTGGACGGAAATTACGGCTACCAGTTGGAAGCCAATTATGCAGATTTATGGAAAATGAGCAATCTGAAATCCAAAGAGGTGGTTTACGCCGTGGATTACTCCGCGAACCTCGCGCTGAACGATCTCGCCAATTCCACTTTCAACCCGTATGGCCACAGCCGCGGAAGCAACAATGCACATTTGCTCTTTTTGATGAAATACGACGACCGCCCCGGCATGACCCGCGACATTGCCAACGGCCGGCCGTTCAACCGCTACATGCCCACGCGTTTCCTGCTCGACCTGTACTCGGCTGACGACGCCCGTTATGAGGGTAGTTTCATGGAATCGTGGTATGCCAATTCGAATACGCTCCCAGCGGGCATTGCCAAAGGGGATACGGCTGTTTACTGTACCAAAAAGGAAATTCCCGACGCGATCGAAGCTTCCAGGAAATACCAGACTTACGACCGCAGCGACATTTACCAGGCCGACGGGACAGTGAAGGACAACCTGCGCTACCCTGCGCTGTCCAAATTCATGGACCCTACCCGCGCCAGCCTGAACGAAGCGCAGAGCGCACGCGACGTGTTCGTGATACGCCTGGCCGAAATATACCTCATCGCCGCCGAAGCGGCCATGCAGCTGGGCGACCTTGCGGCCGCGGCCCAATACGTGAATGTGGTGCGTACCCGCGCCGCAAAACCCGGAAAAGCCGCCGTAATGCAGGTAAAAGCGGCGGACATTACGCTGGACTTTATCCTCGACGAGCGTGCCCGCGAGCTCGCGGGCGAGCAGTTGCGCTGGTTCGACCTGAAACGGACCGGTAAACTGATCGAGCGCGTCAGGAAATTCGCACCCGACAATGCTGTGAATATCCAGGAACACCACACTGTCCGGCCGATTCCTCAAACCCAG
- a CDS encoding SusC/RagA family TonB-linked outer membrane protein, with product MWTDYQKELIHPGFQQNYQLGFRGGSEKLKSYVSVDYFNEKGILKLDEMKRYTARLNVDYTLTDWMKIGLQSQLTYYNQSIRRDPLNQANKISPLGSLYDEQGNFNFIMLDGQTANPLSDEQPGVFNNNILTTRTLTNGYIEITPLKGLTFRSTIGANLSNSRNGAYSSPKSIDRSLTGKSLATYNVSNGRTINWENVLTYQKTFEQHSFTFTGIGSSLATTSDNASASGVNQLIPSQLFYSLGSATEEIKINSAYSKNNLVSFAARVNYGFKDRYLLTLTARKDGSSKLAPGNKWTFFPSAAFAWRIIDEGFMKNVRKLSDLKLRVSYGIAGNDPSGPYATQTTLTRIAFGFDEVAYPAYTFSRNVGNTALGWELSATQNLGLDFGLFDGRINGSIDYYDTRTSDLLLDRGLPPTTGVTTVKQNIGKTRNRGVEVVLGSTNVRTRDFTWNSSLTFTKNKEEITELVTEGNDIGNGWFIGSPISVFYDYEKLGIWQTSEAEAAKAMSPTQLPGEIKVKDQNGDGKIDAVNDRVILGTPRPKWSGGLDNTIKYKGFDLNVMIYARIGAMINSDRYARFDQQGVGNSTAGLDYWTPENPTNEYPRPNKNAGLKYLSTLGYRNASFARIRNVTLAYNLPVSKFNWKIIRGLRIYATAKNLATFTRLDYDPERGGSENFPMTKLFVFGLNVNL from the coding sequence ATCTGGACCGATTACCAGAAAGAACTCATTCACCCGGGTTTCCAGCAAAACTACCAGCTGGGTTTCCGCGGTGGGTCCGAAAAACTCAAATCCTACGTTTCTGTTGATTATTTCAATGAAAAAGGGATTTTAAAGCTCGACGAAATGAAGCGCTACACCGCGCGCCTGAACGTGGACTACACCCTGACCGATTGGATGAAGATCGGTTTGCAGAGCCAGCTGACGTATTATAACCAGAGCATCCGCCGCGACCCGCTGAACCAGGCCAATAAGATCAGTCCGCTGGGCTCCTTGTACGACGAACAAGGCAATTTCAATTTCATTATGCTCGACGGGCAGACGGCCAACCCGCTTTCGGACGAGCAGCCGGGTGTTTTCAACAACAATATCCTCACCACCCGCACGCTTACCAACGGCTATATCGAAATCACACCGCTGAAAGGGCTGACATTCCGCAGCACGATCGGCGCCAACCTGTCGAATTCCCGTAACGGGGCCTATTCTTCGCCCAAATCCATCGACCGCTCGCTCACCGGCAAATCGCTCGCCACCTATAATGTATCGAACGGCCGCACCATCAACTGGGAGAATGTTTTAACCTACCAGAAAACATTTGAACAACACAGCTTTACATTCACCGGGATCGGCAGTTCGTTGGCAACCACTTCGGACAATGCTTCGGCGTCGGGCGTCAACCAGCTCATTCCCTCACAGTTGTTCTATTCGCTGGGCAGTGCTACCGAGGAAATCAAAATCAATTCGGCGTATTCCAAAAACAACCTGGTATCGTTCGCAGCCCGGGTGAATTACGGTTTCAAAGACCGCTATTTGCTGACATTGACGGCCCGCAAGGACGGTTCGTCGAAACTTGCGCCGGGCAATAAATGGACATTCTTCCCCTCAGCCGCATTCGCCTGGCGGATCATCGACGAGGGCTTTATGAAGAACGTCAGGAAACTCAGCGACCTGAAACTGCGTGTGAGCTACGGTATCGCCGGGAACGACCCATCGGGGCCTTATGCGACACAGACTACCCTCACCCGCATCGCTTTCGGGTTCGACGAGGTGGCCTATCCGGCCTACACTTTCTCGCGCAATGTCGGCAATACCGCCCTGGGCTGGGAGCTTTCGGCCACGCAAAACCTGGGCCTCGATTTCGGATTGTTCGACGGTCGTATCAACGGTTCGATCGATTATTACGACACGCGAACGTCAGACCTGCTGCTCGACCGGGGCCTGCCGCCAACCACAGGTGTTACCACCGTAAAGCAAAATATCGGTAAAACCCGCAACCGGGGCGTCGAGGTCGTGCTGGGAAGCACCAATGTCCGCACCCGCGACTTTACCTGGAATTCAAGCCTCACATTCACAAAAAACAAGGAAGAAATCACCGAACTCGTCACCGAAGGCAACGATATTGGCAACGGCTGGTTTATCGGTAGCCCGATCAGCGTGTTCTACGACTACGAGAAGCTCGGTATCTGGCAAACTTCCGAAGCCGAAGCCGCCAAGGCCATGTCGCCCACGCAGCTGCCGGGTGAAATCAAGGTAAAAGACCAGAATGGCGACGGCAAGATCGACGCCGTAAACGACCGCGTGATCCTCGGAACACCTCGCCCGAAATGGAGCGGCGGCCTGGACAACACCATTAAATACAAGGGTTTCGACCTGAATGTGATGATCTATGCCCGCATCGGCGCTATGATCAACTCCGACCGTTATGCTCGTTTCGATCAGCAAGGAGTAGGAAACAGCACCGCCGGTCTGGATTACTGGACACCGGAGAATCCTACCAACGAATACCCGCGTCCCAACAAGAATGCAGGATTGAAATACCTCTCGACCCTGGGTTACCGCAACGCATCTTTCGCCCGCATACGTAACGTGACGCTCGCGTACAACCTCCCGGTAAGCAAGTTCAACTGGAAGATTATCCGCGGCCTGCGCATTTACGCCACTGCCAAGAACCTCGCCACATTCACCAGGCTCGATTATGACCCCGAGCGCGGCGGATCGGAGAATTTCCCGATGACGAAATTGTTTGTTTTTGGCCTGAACGTGAACCTGTAA
- a CDS encoding Gfo/Idh/MocA family oxidoreductase encodes MTISRRKFIASAAAGAVVLPDAAGFAYARRPVRSAADKIRVAAIGINSMGWADINAVIKNPGVECVALCDVDRNVLDKRAAELAAKGIRVKTYGDYRKILENKDVDAVVIGTPDHWHCLMMAEACEAGKDVYVEKPIGNSIAECRAMVAAQERHNRVVQVGQWQRSQRHFRDAVDFVYSGKLGKVGLVKVWGYFNYGNPILQQPDGTAPAGVDYDMWLGPAAKRPFNPNRFHGSFRWFWDYAGGIMTDWGVHLLDYALLGMKATAAPRSVSASGAMLRNPGAETPDTLTALFEYGDFNIQWEHVIGYGAGIYNRQHGIAFLGENGTLIVDRKGWEVVPYENRMEAVPLRQSSDNGVDEHARNFVEVIRSRRMEDLHAPIRVGAEAAILSQMGNIAYRTGSALRWNAQKGEFDDNPEANKLIGNAYHNGYKMPGT; translated from the coding sequence ATGACTATTTCCAGAAGAAAATTCATTGCGTCGGCTGCCGCGGGTGCGGTGGTTTTACCGGATGCCGCCGGTTTTGCGTATGCACGCCGGCCGGTTCGTTCGGCGGCCGACAAGATTCGCGTCGCGGCGATCGGGATCAACAGCATGGGCTGGGCCGACATTAACGCCGTGATCAAAAATCCCGGCGTCGAATGCGTCGCGCTTTGCGATGTCGACCGCAATGTGCTCGACAAGCGTGCGGCCGAACTGGCGGCAAAGGGCATCCGGGTGAAAACGTACGGCGATTACCGTAAGATTCTAGAAAACAAGGATGTAGACGCCGTAGTGATCGGTACTCCCGACCACTGGCATTGCCTGATGATGGCCGAAGCGTGTGAAGCGGGCAAGGATGTGTACGTTGAGAAGCCCATCGGTAATTCCATTGCCGAATGCCGCGCGATGGTGGCCGCACAGGAGCGCCATAACCGGGTGGTACAGGTAGGCCAGTGGCAGCGCAGCCAGCGGCATTTTCGCGATGCGGTAGATTTTGTGTATTCGGGCAAGCTGGGTAAAGTAGGGCTTGTAAAAGTTTGGGGATATTTTAATTACGGAAATCCGATCCTGCAACAGCCCGACGGCACGGCTCCGGCCGGGGTCGATTACGATATGTGGCTCGGGCCGGCTGCCAAACGGCCTTTCAATCCGAACCGCTTCCATGGCTCGTTTCGCTGGTTTTGGGATTATGCGGGTGGCATCATGACCGACTGGGGCGTGCATTTGCTCGATTATGCATTGCTGGGAATGAAGGCAACGGCCGCTCCCCGAAGCGTGAGCGCCAGTGGTGCCATGCTTCGGAATCCCGGCGCCGAAACACCGGACACGCTTACCGCCCTTTTTGAATATGGCGATTTTAACATTCAATGGGAACATGTGATCGGCTACGGCGCGGGCATTTACAACCGGCAGCACGGCATCGCGTTCCTCGGTGAAAACGGCACGCTTATCGTCGACCGGAAGGGCTGGGAGGTGGTACCTTATGAAAACCGCATGGAAGCGGTCCCTCTCCGGCAATCGTCCGACAACGGCGTCGACGAGCACGCCCGCAACTTTGTGGAGGTAATCCGGTCGCGTCGTATGGAAGACCTCCACGCTCCGATACGCGTAGGGGCGGAGGCGGCGATCCTTTCGCAAATGGGTAATATCGCTTACCGGACCGGGAGCGCACTCCGCTGGAATGCGCAGAAGGGCGAATTCGACGATAACCCGGAAGCTAACAAGCTGATCGGCAATGCCTACCATAACGGTTACAAAATGCCGGGGACATAG
- a CDS encoding FecR family protein, whose translation MNREQFAALLEKYRKGRCTEQEKQLVEHWFALLENENADQISDDSLDNVGQRIWAGMQEKACLPDLPTRTSPFRSAYLRWAAIAAALVLVAFFFIGKRTNRHVPLVAYAWEEKRNDGGNVLPVTLEDGSVVELRPGSSLRYPARFEKGKREVILKGNGFFSIRRNRQKPFYVHSGEVTTKVLGTSFRVSTAAEGRQTTVEVVTGLVSVYSERSGEEAVDMLITPNHTATFDRTAGKFAAGLAEHPRLLDADISFRFRNAPLSQVMQHLRDAWGVDVQVENQPVLNCPLTADLSGQPLFTQLDIICAALGGSYKIRGPAIRISGPGCKPRGTQAFQTRKPNCQPMKT comes from the coding sequence ATGAACCGGGAACAATTCGCAGCATTATTGGAAAAATATCGGAAAGGCCGATGTACCGAGCAGGAAAAACAGCTGGTCGAGCATTGGTTTGCGCTGCTCGAAAACGAGAATGCCGATCAAATCTCCGACGACTCGCTGGACAACGTCGGGCAACGGATTTGGGCCGGAATGCAGGAGAAAGCCTGTCTCCCCGATCTGCCCACGCGCACCAGTCCATTTCGATCCGCCTACCTCCGGTGGGCGGCCATAGCGGCCGCGTTGGTGCTGGTGGCCTTTTTCTTCATCGGAAAGCGCACAAACCGTCACGTTCCGCTCGTGGCATATGCCTGGGAAGAAAAACGGAACGACGGCGGTAATGTACTGCCAGTTACGCTCGAAGACGGCAGTGTGGTAGAGCTTCGTCCCGGCAGCTCGCTGCGTTATCCGGCCCGCTTCGAAAAGGGCAAAAGGGAAGTCATACTGAAAGGAAACGGCTTTTTCAGCATTCGCAGGAACCGTCAAAAGCCGTTCTACGTGCACTCGGGAGAGGTTACTACCAAAGTTCTGGGAACGAGTTTTCGCGTCAGTACGGCGGCGGAAGGCCGGCAAACGACGGTGGAAGTGGTAACGGGCCTGGTGTCGGTGTACAGCGAACGGAGCGGCGAAGAGGCCGTGGATATGCTGATCACTCCCAACCACACCGCCACATTCGATCGCACCGCGGGGAAGTTCGCCGCGGGACTGGCCGAACACCCCCGACTGCTCGATGCGGATATCTCGTTCCGGTTCCGCAATGCGCCGCTTTCGCAGGTGATGCAACACCTGCGCGACGCCTGGGGCGTGGACGTGCAGGTGGAGAACCAGCCTGTATTGAACTGCCCGCTGACCGCCGACCTGAGCGGGCAACCGCTTTTCACCCAGCTCGACATTATTTGCGCCGCCCTGGGCGGGTCATACAAGATCCGGGGCCCGGCCATCCGCATTTCCGGACCGGGTTGCAAGCCCCGCGGGACACAGGCATTTCAAACGCGTAAACCCAACTGCCAACCTATGAAGACATAG
- a CDS encoding Crp/Fnr family transcriptional regulator yields the protein MRVLSNLTKLVDPSEQELAMMKERMCLKTLRKNEHFVRQGIASQEIALVEKGTMRLYIETPDKEICKDFLFENSVACSYDGFFFGQPSRVSIQALQETQLLVWTKEDSHYLYKTCPGWQRFWNLLVVEQLMKTDYRETSLLKDSPDVRFRNILEEHPVLFSRIPLQYIASYLGITRETLSRYRSRILND from the coding sequence ATGAGAGTACTTTCCAATCTGACCAAACTCGTCGACCCCTCCGAGCAGGAGCTGGCGATGATGAAAGAGCGCATGTGCCTGAAAACGCTTCGGAAAAACGAGCATTTTGTGCGGCAGGGCATCGCTTCGCAGGAAATAGCGCTCGTCGAGAAAGGGACGATGCGGCTTTATATAGAAACGCCCGACAAGGAAATTTGCAAGGATTTTTTATTTGAAAACTCCGTGGCATGCTCCTACGACGGTTTTTTCTTCGGGCAGCCGTCGCGCGTCAGCATTCAGGCGTTGCAGGAAACGCAGCTGCTTGTTTGGACAAAGGAAGATTCTCATTATCTGTACAAGACCTGCCCGGGCTGGCAACGTTTCTGGAACCTGCTGGTGGTAGAACAGCTCATGAAAACCGATTACCGCGAAACGTCGCTGCTCAAAGATTCGCCGGATGTGCGTTTTCGTAACATTCTGGAAGAACACCCGGTGCTTTTTAGCAGGATACCTCTGCAATACATCGCCAGCTACCTGGGCATTACCCGCGAAACGCTCAGCCGCTACCGGAGCCGTATTCTGAACGACTAA
- a CDS encoding c-type cytochrome — protein MKILRWAGYALATIALLVCFAATYVKLALPDTGKAPDIKIEKTAARVERGRYLANHVTVCMDCHSSRDWSRFAGPMMTTGQGAGGERFDQQMGFPGTFYAPNITPYALAGWTDGELFRAITTGVSKNGKALFPVMGYHRFGRMDQEDIFSIIAYIRTLPPVEKDVPESRADFPVNFIINTMPAKAELSPRPDTADVVAYGKYLVNATGCVDCHSKTDKGSVIPGTELGGGMAFKSPAGVVVSPNITMHKQTGIGNWTASDFVNRFKAFAAQGYVASPVPASQPNTPMPWTMYAGMKESDLNAIYAYLQTVKPIENHVDRYQMH, from the coding sequence ATGAAAATTCTAAGGTGGGCAGGATATGCGCTTGCCACAATCGCACTACTCGTTTGCTTCGCAGCCACTTACGTAAAACTGGCGTTACCCGACACCGGCAAGGCACCGGACATCAAAATTGAAAAGACAGCCGCGCGGGTGGAACGGGGCCGTTACCTGGCAAACCATGTCACGGTTTGTATGGACTGCCACAGCAGCCGCGACTGGTCGAGGTTCGCGGGGCCGATGATGACCACCGGCCAGGGCGCAGGCGGAGAGCGTTTTGACCAGCAGATGGGGTTTCCCGGCACATTTTATGCGCCGAACATTACGCCGTACGCATTGGCCGGCTGGACCGACGGCGAACTTTTCCGCGCCATCACCACGGGCGTCAGCAAGAACGGCAAGGCGCTTTTCCCGGTCATGGGCTACCACCGCTTCGGGCGGATGGATCAGGAGGATATTTTCTCGATTATCGCGTATATCCGCACGTTACCGCCCGTGGAGAAAGATGTACCGGAATCCCGGGCCGATTTCCCGGTTAATTTTATCATCAACACCATGCCCGCCAAAGCCGAATTGTCGCCCCGGCCCGACACGGCGGACGTAGTGGCTTACGGCAAATACCTGGTCAATGCGACCGGCTGCGTTGACTGCCACAGCAAAACCGACAAAGGCAGCGTGATTCCGGGCACGGAGCTTGGGGGAGGAATGGCGTTTAAGAGTCCGGCCGGCGTAGTGGTTTCGCCCAACATTACCATGCACAAGCAAACCGGTATCGGCAACTGGACGGCATCGGATTTTGTGAACCGCTTCAAGGCATTCGCGGCTCAGGGCTACGTGGCATCGCCAGTGCCCGCTTCCCAACCCAACACCCCGATGCCATGGACCATGTACGCGGGAATGAAAGAATCTGACCTGAACGCTATTTATGCTTACCTCCAAACGGTTAAACCTATCGAAAACCACGTAGATCGCTACCAGATGCACTAA